The Monodelphis domestica isolate mMonDom1 chromosome 7, mMonDom1.pri, whole genome shotgun sequence genome window below encodes:
- the NME3 gene encoding nucleoside diphosphate kinase 3 isoform X2, producing MICLVLTIFANIFPSAWTGLNERTFLAIKPDGFQRRLVGEIIRRFEKKGFKLVGLKLVQASEDLLREHYSALRDRPFYSRLVKYMSSGPVVAMVWQGLDVVRSSRALIGATNPADSAPGTIRGDFCIEVGKNVIHGSDSVDSARREIALWFHADELQCWEDGAERWLYE from the exons ATGATCTGCCTGGTGCTGACCATCTTTGCCAACATCTTTCCCTCAG cctggACCGGCCTGAATGAGCGTACCTTTCTGGCTATCAAACCCGATGGCTTTCAGCGGCGCCTCGTGGGCGAGATCATACGGCGCTTCGAGAAGAAGGGTTTCAAGTTGGTGGGGCTGAAGCTGGTGCAG GCCTCCGAGGACCTGCTGCGGGAGCACTACTCGGCGCTGCGGGACCGGCCTTTCTACAGCCGTTTGGTCAAGTATATGAGCTCTGGCCCCGTGGTTGCCATG GTGTGGCAGGGGCTGGATGTAGTGCGCTCTTCTCGGGCGCTCATCGGAGCCACCAACCCTGCTGACTCCGCACCCGGCACCATCCGTGGAGATTTCTGTATTGAAGTGGGCAA AAACGTCATTCATGGCAGCGACTCTGTGGACAGTGCCCGCCGGGAGATTGCCCTCTGGTTCCATGCGGATGAGCTGCAGTGCTGGGAAGACGGCGCCGAACGGTGGCTCTATGAGTAG
- the NME3 gene encoding nucleoside diphosphate kinase 3 isoform X3 has product MICLVLTIFANIFPSAWTGLNERTFLAIKPDGFQRRLVGEIIRRFEKKGFKLVGLKLVQASEDLLREHYSALRDRPFYSRLVKYMSSGPVVAMVWQGLDVVRSSRALIGATNPADSAPGTIRGDFCIEVETSFMAATLWTVPAGRLPSGSMRMSCSAGKTAPNGGSMSS; this is encoded by the exons ATGATCTGCCTGGTGCTGACCATCTTTGCCAACATCTTTCCCTCAG cctggACCGGCCTGAATGAGCGTACCTTTCTGGCTATCAAACCCGATGGCTTTCAGCGGCGCCTCGTGGGCGAGATCATACGGCGCTTCGAGAAGAAGGGTTTCAAGTTGGTGGGGCTGAAGCTGGTGCAG GCCTCCGAGGACCTGCTGCGGGAGCACTACTCGGCGCTGCGGGACCGGCCTTTCTACAGCCGTTTGGTCAAGTATATGAGCTCTGGCCCCGTGGTTGCCATG GTGTGGCAGGGGCTGGATGTAGTGCGCTCTTCTCGGGCGCTCATCGGAGCCACCAACCCTGCTGACTCCGCACCCGGCACCATCCGTGGAGATTTCTGTATTGAAGTGG AAACGTCATTCATGGCAGCGACTCTGTGGACAGTGCCCGCCGGGAGATTGCCCTCTGGTTCCATGCGGATGAGCTGCAGTGCTGGGAAGACGGCGCCGAACGGTGGCTCTATGAGTAGCTAA
- the NME3 gene encoding nucleoside diphosphate kinase 3 isoform X1, which produces MICLVLTIFANIFPSAWTGLNERTFLAIKPDGFQRRLVGEIIRRFEKKGFKLVGLKLVQVSPAGSGPPRQRPRAAVFPGLCASAPPPFLGPHPGGCPGIQRLWAEPPLSTGLRGPAAGALLGAAGPAFLQPFGQVYELWPRGCHGEDGRAGVGPSAWWRRRLPLWRGCGWSLLGTLVTRAPGLFFLEGVAGAGCSALFSGAHRSHQPC; this is translated from the exons ATGATCTGCCTGGTGCTGACCATCTTTGCCAACATCTTTCCCTCAG cctggACCGGCCTGAATGAGCGTACCTTTCTGGCTATCAAACCCGATGGCTTTCAGCGGCGCCTCGTGGGCGAGATCATACGGCGCTTCGAGAAGAAGGGTTTCAAGTTGGTGGGGCTGAAGCTGGTGCAGGTGAGCCCTGCGGGCTCAGGTCCTCCTCGCCAAAGGCCCCGCGCTGCTGTGTTCCCGGGTCTGTGCGCTTctgcccctccccctttcctcggGCCGCACCCGGGAGGATGTCCCGGGATCCAGCGCCTTTGGGCTGAGCCTCCTCTGTCTACAGGCCTCCGAGGACCTGCTGCGGGAGCACTACTCGGCGCTGCGGGACCGGCCTTTCTACAGCCGTTTGGTCAAGTATATGAGCTCTGGCCCCGTGGTTGCCATGGTGAGGACGGGCGGGCGGGGGTGGGGCCAAGCGCTTGGTGGCGGCGGCGCCTGCCTCTTTGGCGCGGTTGTGGATGGTCCCTTCTGGGGACACTTGTAACCCGAGCCCCCGGACTGTTCTTTCTGGAAGGTGTGGCAGGGGCTGGATGTAGTGCGCTCTTCTCGGGCGCTCATCGGAGCCACCAACCCTGCTGA